Part of the bacterium genome, GGCAAATCCGATAAAAGAAAGATTAAGTGAAAATGACAAGGGCTCAGCCTATGTAAGAATTCCGCTTATGGTTGTCGCATTGTCAATGATAAAGGCAAATCCTATAATTGGCGTAGGCCTTAATAATTATACTTTTGTCCATCAGAATTACGATTACGGAGTAGATAAAATTACAAGTTACTATCCGGTACCTGTCCACAATTTTTTTCTGCAGCTTACCGGAGAAGTAGGAATCCCTGGGCTTCTGTTTTTCCTTTTATTTATAATTACTGTTTTTTACAGGGGGTTGTCATATTCAAATAAAAGAAGTGATCGCACAGCATGGATTGTTTACGGAATACTTGCCGGGTCGGTTGGGTTTTTCATACAGGGAATGGTAGAGAATACAAGCCTCGGAAGTTTTAATGTCTATCCTTTATGGGTTCTGTATGGAACTTTGGCGGGAATTGTTGAAAGCCGGAGAAGTAGCCCGGATATTGCTCAGACATCATCCTGAGATAACAGAAAGAAACAGAATGAAATTAGTATCAAGCTTAATGAAAAATACATCAATTGTGCTTGCGGGCACAATAATAAGAATGATCTCGTCATTTGTTTTAGTGCTGATTGTAACACGAGCTCTCGGGCCGAAAGGAATGGGTGAGTATTCCGTAATACTTTCTCTATACTGGCTTTTTCAGAAAATAGCCACTATGGGCCTTGAACCGATTATTATAAGGGAAGTTGCAAAGGATCCATCAAAAGCTTCATTTTATTTAACTGACAGCATTATTATCGGACTTGCTGCCGCAGCTATTATGTCATTTTTTATGACAGGATTTGGAATCATTGTTAATTATCCGAGAGTCATTATAATCTCCTCTGCTGTTATGAGCGGGACTTTGATACTAACTACTGTTAATCTGATGTTTCAGGCAATTTTCATAGGAATAGAGAAAACGGAATACGGTTTCCCCGGAATTATGACAGAAAATTTGTTCCGCCTCGGAGTGAGTATTCTAATTCTTTATTCTGGATACGGACTTGTTTCATTGTGTGCTGTGTTTTTATTATCTTCAGGTGTAAGGCTGGTAATTAACTTTCTGACAGCAAAGGCAAGAATTAACGGCTTAAAATTTATGTATGACAGGAAAGAAGCAGTTTCCATTATTAAAACTATGCCTCTATTTGCAGGGTCTCAGGTTTTTAATGCTTTTTCAGGAAATATTACGGTTATTATCCTTTCACTGCTCATGGGAATGGAGCTTGTAGGATATTACAGTGTTGCTATGAGGCTTGTAGGATTTGTCCGGCTTGTACTGCAGAGCTATAAGGTCGCTATTCAGCCTGTTGCAGCTCGGACCTATCAAAATTCAAAAGAAGAGCTGAGGAAATTTACTATTAAATCCATTAAGTATGTCTTTGTTATGACATTACCGGTTTGCTTCGGATCAGTTGTCCTTTCGGAAAAGCTGATAGTTTTTCTCTTTTCAGCAAAATTTATTCTTTCTGCGCTTCTGTTCAGATATCTTATCTGGCTGCTTTTGATATACGGAGCATCAATGGTTCTCTCTGTAATTTTAATAGGAAGCAATAATCAGAAGACAGATTTCTTCGGAATAGTAATAAATATGAGTTTCAGAGTGGCTCTCTCTTTCATTCTTATTCCTTTAATCGGATATTGGGGTGCTGTAATTGCAGTACTTTCCTCTCTTATTGCAGGAGCTGTTTACAGGTACGGCTTTATACGGAAACATTTTTTCAAAATACCATTTTTACGGATTACATGGCGGACAGCAGCAGCTTCTGCTGTTATGGCGATTTTTGTAATTTTTATGAGAAATTTACATGTACTCATTAATGTTTCTGCTGCAGCGGTCTTGTATTTTATACTGATTTTTCTCTTTGGAGTTGTTAAAACCGGGCAGTTTCCTGTTCTCCGCAGGTTAAGCCGAAGGAGAAGTGCTCAATGATTTTGTCTGTAGTTATAATCGGCAGGAATGAAGAGGCAAACATAGAAAGGTGCCTGCGTTCTGTTCTTTATGCAGTTAAGAGCGTAAAATCAAAAGAAATAATATATGTTGATTCTGCTTCTACTGACCGAACCATTGATATCGTAAAAAAATATCCGGTAAGGATAATTAAGCTCAGGCCTGAGTGGCCCTTAACCTCTTCTGCCGGCCGTTATCTCGGATTCCGAAATACAGCAGGCAGGTATGTATTTTTTGTTGACGGTGACACTGTTATTTATAAAGATTGGCCTGAGCGGGCAATAGCATTTCTGGAAGAGTCTAAAGAATCAGGCGGCGTTGCGGGTATTGTTCATGAAATATTTCTGGATGAAACCGGCAGAAAGGTTTTATTCAGGAAGAACAGATACAATGTTTCAGGTTCAGGAGAGGTTAAAGTGTTTGGCGGTATTGCTGTATATAAAAGATCTGTTCTGGATAAAGCCGGTAACTTTAATCCATTTATTGAAGCGACGCCTGAACTTGAGCTTGCATTAAGAATCAGAAATGCAGGGTACAAACTTATGCGTATTGATATTCAGATGGCAATTACATACGCTCCGGAAAGGGATACGGTAAAAGAAGTTATGCGCAGAGCGCATTCCGGCTTGTATTCCATAGGAAGAGCATTCAGAATTTGTCGTAGTAACGGGCTCGGGCTGCAGTATCTTAAGGAAAGAATGGGATTTATTATCGAATTCGGAGTAGTTATATTTTTTATCTTTTCCGGAATTGCTGTGTCTTTGCTCTTAAAAAGAACTGATATACTTCTTACAATTACAGGTATTACTGCCGGTGTATTACTTGTAATATCTGTGAAAAAAAGAAGTGTACAAAAAACCATACTGAGCATTTTTAAAAGAAGTGTGATACTTTTCTGTACTATCCGGTCTCTG contains:
- a CDS encoding glycosyltransferase, with the protein product MILSVVIIGRNEEANIERCLRSVLYAVKSVKSKEIIYVDSASTDRTIDIVKKYPVRIIKLRPEWPLTSSAGRYLGFRNTAGRYVFFVDGDTVIYKDWPERAIAFLEESKESGGVAGIVHEIFLDETGRKVLFRKNRYNVSGSGEVKVFGGIAVYKRSVLDKAGNFNPFIEATPELELALRIRNAGYKLMRIDIQMAITYAPERDTVKEVMRRAHSGLYSIGRAFRICRSNGLGLQYLKERMGFIIEFGVVIFFIFSGIAVSLLLKRTDILLTITGITAGVLLVISVKKRSVQKTILSIFKRSVILFCTIRSLFTGSLKDPDDYPEDVIIIKK
- a CDS encoding flippase produces the protein MELWRELLKAGEVARILLRHHPEITERNRMKLVSSLMKNTSIVLAGTIIRMISSFVLVLIVTRALGPKGMGEYSVILSLYWLFQKIATMGLEPIIIREVAKDPSKASFYLTDSIIIGLAAAAIMSFFMTGFGIIVNYPRVIIISSAVMSGTLILTTVNLMFQAIFIGIEKTEYGFPGIMTENLFRLGVSILILYSGYGLVSLCAVFLLSSGVRLVINFLTAKARINGLKFMYDRKEAVSIIKTMPLFAGSQVFNAFSGNITVIILSLLMGMELVGYYSVAMRLVGFVRLVLQSYKVAIQPVAARTYQNSKEELRKFTIKSIKYVFVMTLPVCFGSVVLSEKLIVFLFSAKFILSALLFRYLIWLLLIYGASMVLSVILIGSNNQKTDFFGIVINMSFRVALSFILIPLIGYWGAVIAVLSSLIAGAVYRYGFIRKHFFKIPFLRITWRTAAASAVMAIFVIFMRNLHVLINVSAAAVLYFILIFLFGVVKTGQFPVLRRLSRRRSAQ